The DNA region TTAGATGTTTCGATGATTCCAATCTAGTAATCTTCCCTTGGGGGATGGCCATTCATTGATATTTCTTGTTAGGCCTTTGAACAATTCCATATGGTCTCTCCACACCTTTGAAGAGAGCGTTGTTCATAGTTATGTGATATTTATCCTTGGAAAATGAGCACCCACACCAAACACGTGTTTACTTAACGTTTGAGGAATGAACTTCTGAAACTTTGAGCTGTATTCATATTTAACATCAGGGTGGAGCTACAGTGTTAAAGGGGGTTTTGGCGAACCCAGTAACTTTTACGTAGATTCTATATTTTTACTGTAGAAAAACAGTAAAGGTAGATATTGTTTACTTGCGAACTCATACACAAATAAGTGGATGGTTTAATGGTGTAATGCAGAGGCTAGAGAAGCTATCTCTTTACTGAGATGTGGATTCGAAACCCCACTGAACATATAAATTGAACTCGTGCAGTTCTTTTCCTTTGGGGGTAACTTTTTCCCTTTTTGCTATCATACAGAATTTCTTTTAACACTTTATATTTTAAAAACAAATTCTAAAATTGACAAATCAATAAGCAAAAAGCAAATCAAATTCTCCCAATACTTGCTGCTACCATTCTTTTTCATCGTTTTCTTTCACAAAGCCAGACCcaaaattaaattttcaaaatatattaaatattgatattTGCTCATTCGTTTGGTGGTTGTTATCAGGGGTGGCTCAAGAGTAAAGCTAGTAAAACCTTTGCTTTAGCCCCCAAACTTTTGAGGCCTCAAAATTTTTATAGatgaattttataattttattttttcttagacAATATTGAAGATCGTAAAAAAAAGTACAAAATTTATATAATAAAAGAAGGGAAAAAACTATCTACTTTTTAAGAGAAATATTTTAGAACTTTGaactaaattactcaaaatcttcattttattaaataaagtttttacaaTAACGTCTAAGGTAAGGTATTTAAAACACATTACTAACATCTTATTAACTTGAATTAATCCTCACTATTATAAACATTAATGACAATGTTACTATGTGAAGTAAATGCAACAattataaaaaaaacaaaaatgcaagcctagattttttttttttttatgtatgtatatatatttaaggtctcggattaaaatttaattttaGGCCATTAATTTTATTGAGCTGCCCTTGGTTGTTATACATTAGCTTGAAGTCGTTGTCTTGTCTTAAAATTCCGAACCCCCAAACctcaaatcctggctccgcctctgattAGCTCGAGAAACTGAAAGAGGATTGAAGTAAAGCATCTGCTGTCTACAAAGTGTGTTTCTCCATTCAGAACTAAAAATCATTAGGATAATTTACCATATAGAGTGTCACTGTATGGTCTTCAAAACTGGCTCAATAATTTAAGCAGTGAATGATCTAATCTCTTATATAACAATTAAACAGGTAAAACTTCATCCGCACGGGTGTTTACACTAAAAACCAATGGATGCAAGACATGTGTTTGAACATACACAATTATCACTTAATCATGGTAAATTGATGTATATTTTCACTTCATTAATTCACTTAAAACTAAATCCAGTCTCTTTTCTACAATACTATCTAGCTGCTCCCGATCGTCCTTTGCTGTATTTCGGAGGATGTGTTTTAGCAACATCAACTGTTATCATCCAGCCATTGATAATCTGGAGAAATGAAATCAACAAACTTATCATTTCTGTTAGCACAGATGATTTTGTGGAAGGAAAATAAGCACTTTGTTCCACAATTACCTTGCCATTCATCTCTTTGAGAGCGGCACTTGCTGCTTCCAGTGTTGTGTACTCGACAAAAGCATAACCTTTCGACCTCTTGGAAATTTTGTCCATGATGATTTTAACTGTTAGAATACAGAGAGAGATTTATGAGTAATTATTTTCTTACAACCATTTAATGAAGCAGAATTTCTTCAGACAAGAAGCATAACACCTTCAACAAGTTCACCATAGCCTTCAAATGCTGCACGTAGCGTTTTCTCAGATGTATAGAATGACAGACCTGTCCAGAAAAGGTCCATTACAAATAGTTAAATATGGAAATAAGCAACAAATCTGCAGCATATAAACTTTTGTGGTGAATTTAGAATTGCAATTTACCAGTCACAAAAAGCTTCTTGGTTCTAACATCTGATGCTGCAGATTCCTGGGAATCTTCACTCTGTTTCAAATTACCACCTGAGATAAACCATGGCTATTCAAATTTTCCGGAATGGAGATATTGCATGTAATTAGTTAATTACCAAAAATTTTAGGACAGAAGAGCAGAAGATaatactacttttttttttttttttttttaatctgagaGAAAAGATACCACCAGTTTTACTTTTCACGCTTTCATCCTTTAACAAAGCTAGTCAATAGAAACTTAGAAAGTGATATCGAATTGCTTGTTACAAATTCAAATAGACATAGGATTACTCTCTTCACTAATAGAAAGTTGCTATAGTTATTTGATGCTCCATAAGGATACAAAACAGAGGAATTTTTTATACAAGCCCAAGTAGAGATTCCAAAGGGTAAAAAAATTCAGTTACAAGAAACTTTACAAAACAGAACATGGAGGGACGAATTTAGGTAGGAAAAATGgatcacgtgaacacatggtcgcTCGACTAAActtggtatattatgtatataattcttaaaatatatctaatattaacggAAGGAATACATGGTCAAACAAGATTGAGTGGAGCACTGGTTAAGTGCTGGGATTAAACCCAACTAAATGCACTTTTGCGTCTTTTCTTAGTAGCAATGGTGAACCCATCCTCTTaaaatcctggattcgcctctgaGAACATGTAATACCCTCATTTTACCAATTGACATTCAAGAGCAAACCTTGAAATCTAAATGGGAAGAATTTTATATTAATGAGTGGATACTGGAAACTAACTTTGAGCAAAGACAACTGAGGTCGCCATCAAGGACCAGACTGTCAATGTAATAATCTCCCAGATGAGAAGCTGATATAATCATCTTATAAAAGTTGGAATCATCAACTTTATAAAAGAGCAAGCACAGATAATTTAAaagacagagaaaaaaaaaatctaagttgAATTAATCCTGATACACGGAtctgtttttctttttcaaatgacTTCCTGATATACTACATTATTATGTCAAAATGATCTGCTTTCATGGTATTATTCTAGGCGACCCAATCCTCAACATTGGAGAGGTAGCATTCAACAAACAAGTTAAAGTCAGATATGATCTCAAACCTCCATAGTCTTTATTGTCCAAGTCAAAATTTTCATCTGGCTGGACAGATAGAACACCAGGCACTTCTGCGATAGTACATCAAGAGATTTACTTGCACTGGTAAAAGAAAATTACTAGTACATATTACAGTTTAAGATTAATAGTATGACATGATATCCTCACCAGCTAATTCTTTAGCACATGCCTCATCTAATTCACAACAAAATCCATAATTGGATTGCCAGGACACATGATATAAGCACATCTGTGCATCCTTCTCACTGTCAAGAAACCAATCCTTCTTTTAGCAAACTGTAAATAGTGAAGTGGAAATAACATATATTTAACACTCAAGAAACAAATACTTACTTCCCAAGAACTTTGGTTAGAACTTGAACGAAATAGTCAACCACTGGGCCTTTTCTTATAACTCCAACAGATGGCCTGGCCATACGAACAAGCCAGTGTTTAGAAGTCCCAGCCGGAAATAATGAAGAGCCTTCAGTGTATAAAGTTGATAGGGAACTTAACTGACCATTTGGGTAGCTATAGTCTTTCACCATTGAGTTAAAATCAGGGTCAGGTAAAACTGATAGTACCCCAGGCATACCTAGTATTCAAAAAAGTATAAACGCGAAGATTGCTTCAAAATCTTAGCAAATAGGAAAAGCTTGGAAACATCCCTAACATAGTATTTTTCAATCAGTATGCATTGCACCTAAATTATGGGCCAATAACAATGCCTTCAATCTTGACTGATAAATTGAGGAGGTCATGCAAGAAAGAAAACAGGAAATTTACCAGCAatcgcatcagctaccacatcaTCAATGTCGCAGCAAAACCCATATGGGACATTGCAAGAAGCATTATATATACACATTTGAGCATCCTCTTTACTGTTTCATGAAGACAGATAGTTGCTAAAAATCAGCAACAACTTCCAAAGCAAGATATTTTTTAAGAGAAATCTCAAGTAAAAACTCTAGAAAAATTCTAAAAGTGGATAGCTGGAAAACAACTAAATGGAGCAAGATATTCAAGTAAACCCTCGCTAATTGCTTCCTTAACATCCTATATATATGAGTAGTAATTGGATTGTGATTATACAAGCATAGTGAAGAAAAAAGAGAGGTGCTAAATGGAAGTGCTTCGAGTGAGGAAAAGAAGCGATAAGTGGTAATATGAGTTTGTGAAGAAAGATTGAGatgattggaaaaaaaaaaaaaaatgagatgcGAAGCTTGAAGACTAAAGCTAATCTTTAGCTAGCAGTAGTATAATTCAAATTGCAAGAATCAATTATATTTAACAAGAGGTACCAGAGGAGGTCAATCGGGATTGGCTACTTAAAGCTCTTCTGATATGTATCAATTCAAGGGAAGATTCCACCAGTTATAGTCAAGAGATTGTATCTGTCTAGAGGCACTAATTCATGGCAGATTTTGTAAGTACTCTCAGTAGCACTGAGAAGCTCAACATGCAAAATTTTGGATAATGGAGCATAAGGATGCATATTATATTTCCATTCACGAGTTATTGCATATAATCGGCTGCACAGACACCACACACCAACTGATGTTGAAGCAGCAAGAATTGGAAGGTCTAGGCTGGAAAACCGTTGCATGCACTCACTGTGACATTCAAAGGATGAACATTTGCGACAAACGAATAACACTAGACAACAAAAAAGATGCCTGGGGCGCCCTAGCACAATTTTTACAAAATGGAATGGAATCAAAATGCAGACTTTAAGGATGAGCTCTGGTCGATTTTACAGTGACACATGATGGTAAAGCCAATATTCTTTTGAAGTTAAGTTTCACTATGATGAAATATCACAATTAGACCTGAGAAACACTACAAGAGAGACAAGGATAAGAAGAATAATTCACGGCTTGAGTCCAGAATCTAAAGGCACAATCATATGCTGGTGGGTCTCAGAACCAACTCTAGTTGAGTTGAAAATAAGTTGGCAAACAAAGAAGACCTTTAGAAACAGCTGTTAAATCTTTCCAGAGGTGAAGTTCTTTTTTTAGCAAGAAGAAAAATAACAAACTCAAGAAAGAGAAAACAGAAGATCAAATGAAAAGCACAGCTTTCAAAAAAGGAAGGACCACTCAAAACTAAGAGAAGATTGGAAGAATTGCCATCAACAAAATTCAGCATTCTAACAACCAAAGAAACTATTGTCTAAATCAGAGCAAAGAAACAAGGGTATAATTGCATAAAAAAGGGTAGCTATGCCACATATTGTTTGTCCAAGAAAGTAGAAAGTAATGGTGCCACCTTCACCAAAACAAGCAAGATAAGAAAGAAGATTGTGACTTTGAGACCTACAGTGCAGTCGAAGATAATAGGAAAAAGAAAAGGTTATCACCATAGCTGAAAAAGGGAAAGAACTTGCACTTGTCACGATAAGTAGGAAACCAATCGAATATGATCATGATTGGATTAATATTCAGGCAGTTCCAACCGCATGATTGGATATGCGAGATATTGAGGTGTTCTGATTGTGAATAATTCGAAAATGCAGTCAACCAAAAATTGGCAAGAGGATGTTTGGCGACTCATCAATCATCATCATGTTGGTTTCAAGAAGTCAACTACTAGATTCAAGAACTGGAACAAAAGCTGCAACATAAGCTAAAGAAGAAAACAAACAAGTAAAATAGCATCTAACTAAGAGGCAAGTGGAGAACCAAATTATCTGCAAGAAAAATATCTTCGCGAAAGGAAACAAGGACTTATATGACTGAAGTTGAAACTCCAAGAGAGTTGCAACAATTTCAAGAAGCATCGTAACCTCAGCTAAGGAGGTTTACATTGACAAAGAGTCAAAATCCTAATTGTATAGACACAACACTTGCCGAGGCTAACAAGATTAAAGAGCGAGATGTCAAGCTATGAAAACTAATGGGTGGCAAAAGGTAATGAAGGAAGGTAATTTAGCCTTGAAGCAGAACAAACTTAATACTTTGTGCCAAAACCAAGAGATGCTAAACCTATATCATAGTGAGTTTATAAGCTGGAGAGCCAACCTGACGAATCGATCGAACATTAATAGACTAATATTAGCTCGAGAATTTCTCAGAAATATGGACTGGTATGATAAGCAATTCATATGAGAAAAATTACTATTATACACATGTAGTAGCTCCAGCAGTTAGTAAATCATTACCTCTATGGCTGATGATTGTAAAAAATGATTTCCATCACAAAGAACCGAGTTCGTAGAAATCTACAAAGATCAGCTACAAGGTTTTGGCGCAGACAATCCTAATTAAATGTGCAAACTTTGAAGCTCAATATGATTACAAGCACCTCAATTATGGTGTACGTAGATTGTTGAGTTCCTTATCCAGACTGGTTAACAAATAAATGCACCATATTTTTATGCAACTGCACCCTCAGTAGATGCTTCCATTACATCCTATAAACATAAGCAGTCATTTGGGTTGTGAGTGTGCAAGACACAAAGTTTAGTAGCAAAGTGAAAAGGGCCATATTTGCCCCTCTACTATTGAAAAAGGTTTAATATTGCCCTCCGTTATACTACCGGTCCACATATGCCCTTAATCTTATACTATCGGTCCATATATGCCTTAATGTTATAAAAGTGGCTCAAACATGCCCTTACTCTACTTTTAACAATCACAATggatctttgattatcataccaAAAGAATCATTTTCTCAATTAACATTTTCGCTATTTAATGTCTAACTGTGACTTTTTGCTTAGACATTAATCAAAGCTTAATTTTAGACTCAGCCATTGACATTGACCCGATATCAGTCTAAAAGATATGCTTCTATGACTACCACCCAACCTATTTATAATTACTATTTCTTCCTTCTTAATATGTTTGATAATTTGACAACAAATAATTATCTATTAACCATGATAGGGGCTAGAAAGTTTGCGAAAAAGCTTAAAGACTGAAGCTAATCTTTGGCTAGCAGCctagcacaattgcataattcaGCACATAAACATGCCCTCAAACTTGGCCGCAGCCGGCAAATATGCCTTCCAACATTGGGTGTGAAcgcaagtaggcacctcaacttataTAAAGCTAAACacataaacacaaatgctgacatgGCAATAACGTGTCACATAAATTTTGAATGtatctagatgatcattttataaGTTGGAACGCAACTGAGGCCAAGTTTGATGGTTTGTTTATGCATTATGCCTTAATAAAACGCATAAAAGATTGATTCTTTAAACTTAAAGAAACAAACCAACCTGCCCAATACTCTTTCAAGAATCTCAACATAGTAATCAATGACCTCAGTTTTAGAACTGACCCCATTTGGAAGTTTTTCCATAATAACCATCCAGTGTCTTTGAGTTGTTGTACAAGTAGGTGTAACAGTTGTAGAAGAAGCTGTTATTGAAGTTACTCTGTTTCTTGAAATCGGGCAAGTACAACTGAATTTGGAAGAGCTGTTTTTGAATGATTTATTAGGAAAATTAAGGGTAAATTTGAGATGGGGTTTTAGGGGTTTAGCTGATAATGTTGGGATTATGGAAAGAGAGGAAGATGAATGAGGGAGAGTTACTTCCATGGCTCACAACCTTTAAGCTCTAATTTGCTCTATCAGAAATGATGAAATGAGGATATTTAATGGACTAAATATTTTATTCGAGTAATCATATAGCAAAATTATTTAACtatctttttcttttaaaaacccCGCGCTATCCTTCAGGTGCACACCAAGTAACCTGCTTACTGTGGAATTGCTCGCAAAGTAGATAAATTCAGTGCCACGAATTCTGACTGAAAAGATTGTTGGTGAGAAGaattaaattaataaaattaTTCAATTTTGGGCTTTTCACTCAATCATATTtgtcgttaaaaaaaaaaaatcactaaaccTCCTAAACCTTTTtggtttgaaaaataaaaaacccTCCACCTTTTGAACGAAACAATAAACCCCCTTGATTTTGAACCTAACAGTCAAGGTGAATTGACAAATTTTATGTACTTTTAAAAGGTCAAAAATGACTCTCAATTAATAGGATTCTAACATGCATTTTTACAATTTGTTTAAGAAAACTAATTTATAGTAGTACATATAAattaaaattccagatttaaataATTAATATTTCAACTATCTCTTTATTCTATTTACTTTTCTTGTTTTGATTTTAGGTATCCAAATTTGTTTTGCAATATTTTTATGTAGTTCAATTTGAATTACGTTACTTGTATTAT from Lycium barbarum isolate Lr01 chromosome 10, ASM1917538v2, whole genome shotgun sequence includes:
- the LOC132615252 gene encoding organelle RRM domain-containing protein 1, chloroplastic-like isoform X1, producing the protein MEVTLPHSSSSLSIIPTLSAKPLKPHLKFTLNFPNKSFKNSSSKFSCTCPISRNRVTSITASSTTVTPTCTTTQRHWMVIMEKLPNGVSSKTEVIDYYVEILERVLGSKEDAQMCIYNASCNVPYGFCCDIDDVVADAIAGMPGVLSVLPDPDFNSMVKDYSYPNGQLSSLSTLYTEGSSLFPAGTSKHWLVRMARPSVGVIRKGPVVDYFVQVLTKVLGNEKDAQMCLYHVSWQSNYGFCCELDEACAKELAEVPGVLSVQPDENFDLDNKDYGGGNLKQSEDSQESAASDVRTKKLFVTGLSFYTSEKTLRAAFEGYGELVEVKIIMDKISKRSKGYAFVEYTTLEAASAALKEMNGKIINGWMITVDVAKTHPPKYSKGRSGAAR
- the LOC132615252 gene encoding organelle RRM domain-containing protein 1, chloroplastic-like isoform X2, which produces MEVTLPHSSSSLSIIPTLSAKPLKPHLKFTLNFPNKSFKNSSSKFSCTCPISRNRVTSITASSTTVTPTCTTTQRHWMVIMEKLPNGVSSKTEVIDYYVEILERVLGSKEDAQMCIYNASCNVPYGFCCDIDDVVADAIAGMPGVLSVLPDPDFNSMVKDYSYPNGQPSVGVIRKGPVVDYFVQVLTKVLGNEKDAQMCLYHVSWQSNYGFCCELDEACAKELAEVPGVLSVQPDENFDLDNKDYGGGNLKQSEDSQESAASDVRTKKLFVTGLSFYTSEKTLRAAFEGYGELVEVKIIMDKISKRSKGYAFVEYTTLEAASAALKEMNGKIINGWMITVDVAKTHPPKYSKGRSGAAR